The DNA sequence GACCGTGGCGTACTTCGCTGCTGCCGTCACGCGTGGCTCGACCGGATGGGCCACCGCGGAACTCGACCTCGCCGGTGTGTCTGACATCGAGGAGGTCGCGGAACAGTTGCGCGACGTCGACCCGGACGCGGACGTCTCACTGCTCTTCGTCGAGGCGGACGACGCCTATCTCGCCATCCTGCGTCTCGACGCCGGCGAGGACCTGCGGATCTTCGGCTCGGACTCGGCCTTCGCCGAGGAGTCCCGGCTCGGCGCGCTGCTCGTCGGCGACCTCAAGACCCCCGCTCTGGAGTTCGACGAGGTGCTGACCGGAGCGGGCACCACCGCGTCCACCACCGGCTCCGACCAGCCGGCCGCTGATCCCGACGCAGACCCGGTCGGCGACGCCGACCTGCTCGCCGACCTGGGCGTACCGGCGCAGCGGATGCTGGTTCTCTGCGCGCACGAGGGCATGCTCCCCGCCGACGTGACGGCCGAGGTGTGCCAGGCGATCGGCTGCGGCGACGAGGTCGAGGAGCTACGCGAAGCGTGACCGACCCCGGCGGCCCGCCCCCGTGGTCCCTCGGCGGGCGGCGGGAGCGTCACGAGGCTTGGATGCGTCGCGCCCTGGCGGTCGCCGGCACCGGCCCGGATGCCGGTGCCGGCCGCGTCGTCGGTGGGGTGCCGGGGGACCGTGAGGGCGACGTGCCGGTCGGTGCGGTCGTCTACGGGCCGGACGGCACCGAACTCGCCGTCGGTCGTAACGAGCGGGAACTGACCGGTGACCCGACCGCGCACGCCGAGGTGCTCGCGTTGCGCCGGGCCGCCGCCCACCTCGGCGCCTGGCGGCTGGACGGCTGCACGCTGGTGGTGACACTGGAGCCGTGCACGATGTGTGCGGGTGCGTTGGTGCTGGCCCGGGTGTCCACAGTGGTCTTCGGCGCCTGGGAGCCGAAGACGGGTGCGGTCGGCTCGCTCTGGGACGTGGTCCGGGACCGCCGCCTCAACCACCGCCCGACGGTCTACGCCGGCGTCCTCGAACCGGAGTGCGCCACCCTCCTCCGCACCTTCTTCCGCTGACCCCCAAGATCCGCGTGATCAGGGACTAAATCGAGCGTGTCGCCGGCGCGCCGTGGCCGACGCTCCCTGATCACGCGGATCTTGGACCGGCTTTCAGCGCCTCCCGGACCGTCTGTACGACGTAGTTCGGCCGTTTTGTGTCGGACCAGGTGAACCGTAGAACGACGAAGCCCCTGGTGAGCAGAAGATTCTGCCGCCTGCGGTCGTGGA is a window from the Polymorphospora rubra genome containing:
- a CDS encoding tRNA adenosine deaminase-associated protein, whose protein sequence is MAYFAAAVTRGSTGWATAELDLAGVSDIEEVAEQLRDVDPDADVSLLFVEADDAYLAILRLDAGEDLRIFGSDSAFAEESRLGALLVGDLKTPALEFDEVLTGAGTTASTTGSDQPAADPDADPVGDADLLADLGVPAQRMLVLCAHEGMLPADVTAEVCQAIGCGDEVEELREA
- a CDS encoding nucleoside deaminase; this translates as MRRALAVAGTGPDAGAGRVVGGVPGDREGDVPVGAVVYGPDGTELAVGRNERELTGDPTAHAEVLALRRAAAHLGAWRLDGCTLVVTLEPCTMCAGALVLARVSTVVFGAWEPKTGAVGSLWDVVRDRRLNHRPTVYAGVLEPECATLLRTFFR